ttaaacttGGAAACCACTTTCTTGTAAAAGGTGGATAGGTACAAATATTTGTTGTCAGTTAATCTTCTAACATAATTGTTGAAAGTAGTAGCTGCTGATAATTCGTATGTGCACCATGTATTTGGAATAGGAGAGAATCAAGATAATAACTGGGATCATAGACATCAAATTCATAAGAAGAGATGAGAAGGTTGCAGTTGAAGTCTCATAAAATGCTTatatacaagaaaggataatagtGAAACAAGTGAAGGAAGATATAACACTAAAATTTCAGCAAAAATGTAAAAATAGTATCCTTTTTGTTTTGGACAACAGAAACTAGTTCTTGAACGATGTTAACTCTAAGGGATTATATAAGAACCAAATTCCTTGATGACATACAAAAAAAGAGGCTCACAGCAGAGGTATAGTTAGTAGGAAATAAGATATTTTAGAATAGAGCAAAAATAGCAGAACTATAAAACATTTCATTCTCTACAAAGTAGAAACTTCCAGAATCTGCAGCTAACAATGACCCATAAAGTAACAAAATCTTTTAGAAAACTGATGACCTTTTTCGATTATTTACCTAGTTTTTGGTTTTTGTGGCAAATTGCCTGATCACAATTttttctttatgcttttcatttcacAAGCATGTTTATTGTCTTTTCAGATGTTTTAAATAGGATACCACATACTTTGTAAATGACCATTGTGGCAGCTAGTGTTGTTCACTGGTGGTCATGATAGGAAAAGAACATAACTAGTGTTGTTTGCATGTAACTAGTTATGTCAAAATTGAGGTATTTATCTAAAATGAGGTGTCCATAAGGATAGTACTTCTGAGTTAGCAACAAGTTGCCTGGATTCTTCAAGTGCACTTTGAAAAGCATAAGCTGATAAATACCTAGTATCATTTATAACTTTTTGATGGGTAATGATTTTTTCCTTGGCCAACATATTCTTGTGTAAATGATAATCCTTTTAGTATCCTTATGCTGAAATTTGAAATTACTCATGTTATTTTTAACCCAGAGTTACCATATTTCTATCAGCTTTCTGATTTTCACTTATCAACTTGGTTGTAGACACACCTTATAATTTACAATCATACTTTAGACGCTTCTGGAATACCTACACATGATTAAATTATGAACTTTTTCTTTTGAAGCAAGTTTAACTGGATGTTGCATCAGTGCATTTATACATAAAGATTCATGGTTTTGTGATACATGAATATGCAAGGTGGCTTAGTTGTTGGTTAATTTTGAGTTAGCATTTGATATTGTCCAGTTCATTATTCAAGCTTTACAGCCTTCAAATGGCACAAACAATTGATGAATGCACCATACTTACATCTGGGATGTAATCCCATGATCAGGCATTTGTTATCGTCTGCCTGTCATGAAACTGCTATAGCCAAAAGCTTTCTTTTATGCATTATAAATGACATGTATCCATATTTTACTAATTCAGCACTAGAAGGTATGACTGGAACCTGGTTTAACTTGGAAATACTGTCTTGTCGCAGAAAGTGAGATCAAACTATCGACGGACGGTTTGAGGGAGCCATCATGCAATTGCATCTTCTTGAGTTAATTCAGTTCATTCTTGCACCTCCAACCTTCTTCTATTAAGTTTTGTGAGGTCCTGATATTCTCTTATCTTTTGTGTTGGACATTTATTTATATGACAACTGGGGGTATCAAGATCGATTACAATATAATTTTTGATATTCTGGTCGATCGACTGAAACTTGATGACAATCTGATGTTTAGTGGATTGATGTACCTGTTGTTTTCTCAGTGGGGATGGTGATAACATGATAGAATGTCAAGCTAATTTGCACTGCAAGTCGGGTATGTTTTCAATgccagaaaatattttattatcattatttttattcatttcatAGATGTGCATGTAACAATGGGGCTCAAAGTTCTAACCACAAAGTCCTGCTATGTGATAGCAGCTGCAATCACATAGTTCTCTAACCACAAAAGTAACCGCATAAATGATTAGTTCTAAGATCCTGAGAGATATAGCCACACACGCATCAATGGTATGTATTCCAATTGGAGAATATCTTTCCACTAGTTCTTAATAGATGTACCAATGGTTAACGAAACATTCTGAGACAGTTGGAGAAATATCATTGCCAATTCTTTGTGACGAAGGCATATCGATCAAAAGGTCAGCATATCTCATGTAGCAGCAGACATGCCAAATAGACAATGTTTCCTTCTCCATATTACAAGCATTGTCGTTCTAACATCAATCTTGTAAACAAAAGCTCATATCGTGCTATCCTTTTTGAGTGGCTGATGAAGCACAATACCGGATGCTCAGCCGAAAGTGGTAGATCTCAACCTAAATCCTTCTCCTTCATTTCTTGTTGTAATTGAGTGAAGGCAGAGAGCATCGAAGACCGGATATTTGCAATTTCTACTATGGCATCAAGTGCTGCACAAAGCGAGGTAGATTTTGGCAGATGGAAGTGTTACGTTCAAAAAAGAATGATGACTTCATGGACATGACAAACCTGTCTCAAACGAAACTTGGGCACCACGGAGCTTTGGAGACACCAAAGTTCCAAAGACTGATAAGGATTTAGACCTCTCCTTCTGAATCTATGGTTTGAAAGAAGAAACTTTAAGCTACAACATTCAAATTTCGGAACATCGTTTCTATAAATTACACCatcagaggaaaaaaaaaaaaagcattccaGATTGTTTCCGTAACATATCAATTTTTCAAGACAACATAACTTACATCACTATCACTAATGGTAGAAGATGCATTGATTGTCAAGTCATGTTCCTCTGTAGTATCTAAAATCAATGAAGACATTTTGTTATCCATTCTACCATAAGGAGAGGTTGAAAGATACAGGAAAAAAGTTCAAACGGAATTTAATACCGTAGAAGTTGGATGAACCTCGATGCCTTAATTCTGAATTCTTAGATGTCTTTTGTACACGACTGACTTCCAACTCCCTGAAAGAACATTTCCCATCCCTCGAAGATGCCCATTTTGAAATAGCAAAACTTGGATGTGACTCTGTAGTAGATACAGGATTTTTTATCTTCAAGATTCATATGCAAAAAATATTCTACAAGTTTGAGATGTCAATCTTACAAATATCAACTATGTAGTcagcggattaaatcatgatgcAGAACTGCCACAGACATTCTCATCCAACAGCAATTTTATTTCAGACGCAACATATTCATAAGATACCTGATGGCGATCCATCAATAGATTTTCTAACTTGAAATGTGGTTGCAGCAGACTGTACTTTCTGGTCAAGCAACACACTTGAGATGCGCGATGAACCCATCGAGTGACGAGCACTAGCTAGTTCGAACCATCCCTGCAGCCAAGAAATGTCTTCTCTAAATGGAATAGAAAGGCATAAATCACAAGCACTAAGTTCCATAGATCAGCTCAATGTGATACAGAAAGCAGCTACATTAAGTGCATGAAGTTAACATGATCACAATCTCATGATCAAGAATATTGAACATATGAAATGGATCAAAATATCCTTCAGAGATTTACACATGGAAGGAAAATTGTTTAACGGGATTTCTATCAGCAACTCTTTTCTTGCTACTTACAATCTCAACTTTTAGTATTCCTAAGATATCTCTCAGCAAATAGATGTAAATGCTCTCAACTTATCATTTAATTTCAACACTCTTTCGACTCTTTTTATatagctttttttttctttcccttcttcgtcttcttctcctcctaTCGTCCGAGATGGTCGGAGGGGACACAGCTAGGTTCCGGTGTCGGTGCTCATGGGGATGATCGATCCGCGAATGAAACGGGTTGTATGAAGTAATGATAATTGAGGGGTTGTGGAAAATAAAAGTTTGATTGGTAATTGAGGGATTGTATTTACTaaaattatgttatatatatatttttttatataattgtacGAAGAAAGGGCGTTGCCGATAGGGCAAAAAAAAAGGGCCTTGTTATATCTGCAGATGGAATTTCCTTTTTCCTCTCGAAGATCTATCTTTATTTTCCCCTAATTTCCATGAAATCTATTGAACTGTACAAGGACAtgtttaagaagaagaagaagacttttagaTCATTTTACCCTAAAAATTGCTTTTTTGATCCGGGAAAATCTCATTCAGCGCCGACACGAAGCCGGAAAATTCATGATTGCACAATCAGCGAGAGTCGAACAAGACTGACATCGAGCCGACCTGATTTCTAATCTAAAGAAGCAGCAAAAAAATGAGCAACGAAAGGGTGGACTTACCTGGCGAAGGGTGGAAGACAAGGCATCGAGTAGCGTAAGATAGCTATCCAAAGAGTCGAGGAATCGGAGAACTTTCCcgtcctcatcttcctcctcctgcCCGATCCCTCCCGGGTTGCTCGAGGAACACCGGTCGTCGTCCTCCATCCAACTCGAGCGCCCCCAACGAACCACAGATCTCCGCCAACTAAATCCACCCGGTTTGAGGGCAACGGCCGAACCGGCCGGCTCGATCGGTTGATTCGTCTCGCCTCGACGACGAATCACCTGTAATTAACAATCCGTCTCGTAGGTGATTCAGTCGATCGACACAGACATGTAACTAATGATAGAAAATTAATATTCAAGAAT
Above is a genomic segment from Musa acuminata AAA Group cultivar baxijiao chromosome BXJ3-4, Cavendish_Baxijiao_AAA, whole genome shotgun sequence containing:
- the LOC135636752 gene encoding uncharacterized protein LOC135636752; this translates as MEDDDRCSSSNPGGIGQEEEDEDGKVLRFLDSLDSYLTLLDALSSTLRQGWFELASARHSMGSSRISSVLLDQKVQSAATTFQVRKSIDGSPSESHPSFAISKWASSRDGKCSFRELEVSRVQKTSKNSELRHRGSSNFYDTTEEHDLTINASSTISDSDIQKERSKSLSVFGTLVSPKLRGAQVSFETALDAIVEIANIRSSMLSAFTQLQQEMKEKDLG